The genomic DNA CTCAAACGCCTGCCAGAAAGCCATCCACCAGCGCATAGTGCTCGGGCACATTGAGCGCAGGCGCATGGCCGCACTCCGGCACCTCGATGACCTGCGCCAGGCCGCGCGCGCCAGGGCCGCGGGTGAGCATTTCGGCGGTGGTTTCGGGCAACACCAGATCGGAATGCGCACCACGCAGGCACAGCACCGGAATATCGAGTGCGTCGTAGTGGTCCCAGATCAGGTAGTCGTTGGCATGGTGCGTGAACTGCTGCACCATGGCCGGGTCGTAATGCGGCGTCACGCGGCCATCGGGCTGGCGACGGGTGGAGGTTTCGGTGAGGTGGCGCCACTGGGCATCGCTGAGCCAGCCATAGTGCTGGTACACCTGCCGAAAAAATGCTTCCAGCTCTGTCACCGTGTCAAACGCGGGCGGTTGGCCAGCGTAGGCCTTGATGCGCTCCAGCGCCGCATCGGCCAGGCGCGGTGCGCTGTCGTTGAGCAGCAGGCTGGTGATGCGGCCCTTGAGTCGCGGCTCGAACAGGCCCGAAGCGCACACGGTGCCAATCGCACCCCCCATGGACGTGCCGATCCAGTGCGCCTTGGCAATGCCCAGCTGGTCGAACAGATCCGCTGCGATGCGTGCATAGAACGACAGGCGGTATTCGTCCTGCGGCGCGTGCGCCCACTGGCTCAAGCCTCGGCCGATGGTGTCGGGGCAGATCACGCGGTAGCGCGGTGCCAGGTGCCGCGCCAGCTCGTCCATGTCACGCCCGGTCCGCGCCAGGCCATGCCACGCAATCACCACGGGCGCCTCGGGTGCACCCCATTCGGTGGCATGGATCTCGTAATCAGCACAACGGATGTAAAGCGAAGACGGCAGCATGGTGATCAAGGCGGGCGTGGATGAAAGACTCTCAGCCTCTCGGCCTAGAAACAGCAGTTGGATGCGCCTGCCGGTGCCGTGTGCGGCTTTGCCAAGAATGCAAAGCGGTCAACTGCCGTTTCTAGGCTCAGTAGTGCACTCAGTTGGGAACGCTCAGCGACGTACCGGCAAAGCCGATCTGGTTCCCGACAACAGGCGCTGCCACAAACGGCGGCACGTTGCTGGCCGTGATGGCCGGCGCGGCACCGGGCACACCGCCACGCGGCGTGGTGCGCACAACCTGGCTGGCGGGCAAGGCGGCGCCCGATTTCAGGTGCGCATACATCGCGTCCATGGCCTGGTTGAAGTACGGGTGCAGCGGCACGAAGCGCGTATCAAATCCGCCGAATGGCAGGAAGGCGTCGAAATGCTGGCCGTTCGTCACCTCG from Acidovorax sp. T1 includes the following:
- a CDS encoding alpha/beta fold hydrolase; amino-acid sequence: MLPSSLYIRCADYEIHATEWGAPEAPVVIAWHGLARTGRDMDELARHLAPRYRVICPDTIGRGLSQWAHAPQDEYRLSFYARIAADLFDQLGIAKAHWIGTSMGGAIGTVCASGLFEPRLKGRITSLLLNDSAPRLADAALERIKAYAGQPPAFDTVTELEAFFRQVYQHYGWLSDAQWRHLTETSTRRQPDGRVTPHYDPAMVQQFTHHANDYLIWDHYDALDIPVLCLRGAHSDLVLPETTAEMLTRGPGARGLAQVIEVPECGHAPALNVPEHYALVDGFLAGV